DNA from Mucilaginibacter mallensis:
TTTGGCTATACCTATACCTGTATCTTCCACGCTAAAGCTTACCACTGCTGCAGTTTTACTGCTGCTTTTCATGGTAGCCTTTAATTTAACATATCCTTTCTCTGTAAATTTCAGGGCGTTGGAGAAAAGGTTATTAAAAACCTGTATTAAGCGCAGATCATCTACCAAAACAATAACATCCAGTCCCGGGCCAATTTCAGTTTTAAGCTCGATCCCTTTTTCCTGGTAAAGGGACGTAAAGGGCATACTCACATTCTGCATCAGTTGCTTCAAGTTCAGGCTAACTGGGTGTATTTCCAGCTTATTAGCCTCTATCTTATTAAAATCGAGTATGTTATTTATTTGTTGCAGCATATGGTCTGAGCAATACTTCAATACCTGTATGTACTCATCTTGCTGCGCTATACTATGTTCTTGTTTTAATAGGTTTATAACCCCTATTATGCCATTTAAAGGTGTGCGCAACTCATGCCCCATTGTGGCCAGAAAGCGTGTTCTGGAATCTACCACCCGTTTGCTTTGTTCCATTAGCTCACGAATGTACTTTTCCTCGAAAAAAGTGTAGGCAATAGCAAACAATATGGTTGATGAGATAGCAACAATTCGGTTAAACAATACCAGTTTACTTATTTGTGCTGCTGTTAAGTGTTCAAGATGATTAATGTAACGGCCTGCGACAATAGTAACGCAAAATGAAAAAAGAATAATGGCAATATAAATACCCGACTCACGGTACCTGGTTCGCTTAAGATTAACAATAATTGGTACAGCTATCAGTATAGGGAAAAAATACAGGTATTGATCTGTATCCAGTCCCTCAAACAAGGTTGCAGATATTATCATACCACAAATCAGTATAATAATAGTAATGGGCAGGTTTTCTATTGCTTCATTGTATTTCAAAAGAATGAACATCAATGTAGCAAAACAAAAACATGCCACTAAGAACGATGAAACATATAGCCCGATACCTGCGTCATAAAAAGAAAGCCCAATACCTATCAACAAAGCAGCAATACCCAGCTGATATGTCCTTTTGGGTACTTCCTTCATATCATAAAGCGGGTTCAGATGCTTATCATCATCTTTGATCGGTTTATGATATTTATCTGTTCCTGTATTGTTCACCATTTGACTTGAATCCATATACTTTCACCTCTACTAACATATAAAGGGTTGAATAGTGCTGATTTTATAAAAGTATTTTAAAATTACCGGGTATAACTGACATACCAAATATCGAATAAAATGAACAAATGAAATTATTTTAAGCTCAAACCCTTTAAAATTTAACTTCCGATTTAAAAATACTTATCAACTGTTAATCCATAAGCAAAAATAAGGTTGTCACTATGGGTAATACTCATTTTTTATTGTAGATAAGCGAACCATTAAACATTTTTCTTAAATCTATGTTCACCATAAAATAATATAGGCTATACTAATATCATTTAGCTTTGGTTCAATATGAATAATCTTCTTAACCTTATTTATGGATAACCAACTGCAATCCTGGTCGCAACAATTCCCCACATGGGTTTGGAATGTAGGCATAGTTATTCTTTCATTATTACTGGGTTTTATTATAAAAGCCATTATCACCGGTATTCTCCATTTCTATAAAAAACAGAAGGATTACTCCCTGTTCAAATCCATCATTACTCACTTAGGCCGGCCGTTAAATATATTTGTGCCGCTGCTTACGCTTAATTTCATGCAATCCTTCTTAAAATTAAGCCCGATGTACCTAACTCCTCTTGATCGGATCATCGGTATACTACTTATCATATCGTTTGCCAGCCTGCTCATCAGCAGCATCAAAATTTTTGAGGATTATGTATATCACCAATACGATCTTAATAAAGACGATAATCTAAGAGAACGCAAGGTTAGAACCCAGCTTATCTTCATCCGCAAAGTGATCATCATTTTCATAGTATTAGTAACCATTGCCATCATTTTGCTCAGCTTTGATAATGTCCGTAAAATTGGCGACGGGCTTTTAACCGGCGTAGGTATCAGCAGTATTATTGTAGGCTTTGCCGCGCAGAAATCATTGAGTAACTTTTTAGCAGGATTTCAGATTGCTTTTACACAACCCATACGCATTGATGATGTGCTGGTAGTTGAAGGCGAATGGGGCCGCGTGGAAGATATAACCCTAACCTATGTAGTACTTAGCATATGGGACCAGCGCCGGCTCATTTTGCCGATTACCTACTTTATTGAAAAGCCTTTCCAAAACTGGACGAGAAGCACCTCGGAAATTTTAGGGACCGTGTTTCTTTATGTCGATTATACCTTCCCTGTTGAAAGCTTAAGAACCGAACTTAACCGGTTATTGACAACCACTCAATTGTGGGACAAAAGAGTGGGGAAATTACAGGTAACCGACTCAAAAGAACATACCATTGAATTAAGGATATTGGTGAGTGCCCGCAATTCTTCTGATGCTTTTGATCTGCGTTGTTATATGCGCGAAAACCTGTTAAAGTATATTAGTGAAACCCTGCCGCTAAGCTTGCCGCAAACCCGTTATCAGCAAAATAAGACAGGACTAGAGAAACCCGATAATTAACAGCAGAAAACTTATGATTCTACTCAAAAGTTATATATTTGAACTACGCGAGACTACCTATTAATTAAAAATAAATAAACACATATGCAGGATTTAGACCCAACCATTCTCCAAAAGGTAAATTCATGGCTTCAAGGAAGTTATGACGATGATGTTAAGCAACAAATTCAGAGTTTACTTGATGAGAAAGCCTACACTGAGCTAACTGATTCATTTTATCGTGATCTTGAATTTGGAACTGGCGGACTACGCGGAACAATGGGTCCGGGTTCAAACCGTATAAATAAATATACCATTGGTGCTGCCACACAAGGCCTGGCAAACTACCTGAAGAAGAAATACCCGGGCGAAAAAGTTAAAGTTGCCATAGCGCACGACAGCCGTAACAATGCTGATCTTTTCTCGACCATTACTGCTGAAGTATTTTCGGCAAATGATATACATGTTTACTATTTCAATGCCTTACGCCCTACTCCTGAGCTATCATTCGCGGTACGCCATTTTGGATGTAAAAGTGGTGTAATGCTAACTGCTTCACATAATCCAAAGGAGTATAACGGCTACAAAGCTTACGGAGCCGATGGCGGTCAGTTTGTATCACCTGATGATAAGGCTGTTATGGATGAAGTAGCAGCGATCAGCAGTGTTGATGAAATTAAATTCAATCGTATTGATGCCAATATTGAAGAAATAGGCAAGGAAGTAGATGAACTGTATTTAAGCGAGATAACCAAGCTTTCAGTTTCACCAGAAGCTATACAGCGCCAAAAGGACCTGAAAATTGTTTACTCCCCTATCCACGGAACGGGTATTACTTTAGTGCCGCAGGCATTGGAACGTTTCGGCTTTGAGAATGTGATCCTGGTTGAAGAACAGATCACCCCTGATGGCAATTTCCCTACGGTGATATATCCTAACCCCGAAGAAAAAGAAGCTTTAACACTGGCCCTTAAAAAGGCCAAGGAAGTGGATGCCGATCTGGTATTGGCAACCGACCCAGATGCTGACCGTGTAGGTATAGCCGTAAAAAATACTGATAACGAGTTTATACTGCTTAATGGCAATCAAACCGGCGCCATGCTTATCAATTATTTATTGAGCGCATGGGAAGAAAAAGGCAAGCTTACCGGTAAGGAATACATTGTTAAAACCATTGTAACCACCAACCTTATTGAGCAGATAGCCAAAGCCAAAAATGTCACCTATTACAACACCTTAACAGGCTTTAAATACATTGGCGAACTGATGACCAAATTTCAAGGTAAACAAACCTTTATAGGCGGCGGTGAAGAAAGCTATGGCTACCTGATAGGTGAACTGGTAAGGGATAAGGACGCGGTAGTTTCGAGCGCGTTTATTGCGGAAATGACTGCTTATTATAAGGACAAAGGCAGCAGCTTATTTGAGGCATTGCTTGATACCTATGTACAGTACGGTTTTTATAAAGAAAAACTTATCTCCCTTACCAAAAAAGGCAAAACAGGCGCCGAAGAGATCAAAGCGATGATGGAAACTTACAGAACCAATCCACCGGCAACGCTGGGCGGCTCAAAAGTGATCACGCTTAAAGATTATGAGAAAGGTATTGAAACCGACCTGACCAGCAATACAACCCAGCCTCTGGAATTCCCTGCATCTGATGTATTGCAGTTTATAACTGAAGATGGCAGCATTATCTCTGCCCGCCCATCAGGTACAGAGCCTAAGATCAAATTCTATTGCAGCGTTAACGGCAAACTGACCGATACCGCGGCTTATGCTGAAACTGATAAACAGCTTGACGAGAAGATCTCAGCTATTATGAAGGATCTCGGCGTATAAGTTCATATTATTATTAAACAATAAATCCCGGTGCAATACACCGGGATTTATTGTTTAGGCCTTATCTGTCTGAATAAACTGATACACCTACATCTTCTTACTATCTAAACTCTTAATGAATGCCACCAGTTCACCACATTCCTTAGGACTAAGGTTTAGTTTATCTGCTGCCAGGGTTTGATTATCAACCTTTAAACCCATGCCTGCACCACCGCCTTTGTTATAAAAATCAACTACCTGCTCTAAGGTAGTAAATACGCCATTGTGCATATACGGCGCTGTTTGGGCCGCATTACGAACGGTTGTTATTTTAAACGAATGCTTATAATCATCAATCCTCACTAAATTATACCGCCCCATATCGGTATCTACCTCCATGCTCTTCGCATACCGCGGCACACCAATAACCTCCGATTCTATCCTTATGAATTTAGGGGGCAGCGTACCGTTAAATAATGGCATATAATGGCAGGTAGCACATTTAGCCTTGCCCATAAACAGGTTAAAGCCATTTATTTCACTTTGGTTCATCGCCGCCTTATTACCTCGCATATACTCATCAAAACGACTGGTAAGCATCACCAGGCTACGGATATATGAACCGATGGCGTTGCTAACCTCATATGCCGGTATACCAGCCGTATCTATCTTCGGGAACGCATCATGAAACAGCTTCATATATTCTTTATCTTTATATAACAATGCCGTTGCCTGTTTTATAGAACCATGCATTTCCTGCTTATTTGCCACTACGTCCAGCACCTGATCTTCCAACATAGCTGCCCTCAGATCATAAAATTGTGCCGGTTGCAAGGCTGCATTTATTAGTGTTGGTGTATTTCTGCGGAGCAATACAGTGCTGTTTATCACTGTATTTTTTGTAAAGCCATCAGTAAATGCTTTTTCAGGCTGATGGCACGACTGACAGCTCCTGGTATGTGTACCCGATAAAATTGGATCAGCAAAAAGCCTTTTACCTAACGCTACCTTTTTATCAGTAATAAAAAAAGATGGATCAGTTGAATAAGCATTTACATTATAGGCATTGATATCAAACAATGTTTTGGCATCCTGGTTCAACAAGCGGTTGTACCTTATAACCGGGATCTTTAATGCAACAATCAGATTGGCTATGCTGATACTTGCAGGGTTACCATAATCTGCAATAAATACTGCCCGGTTAAATGAGTTGAAATTGTTGTTCTTTCTTAAATAATTTGTGGCAGCAGTTAATTGTTCAATAAGCTTTGTGTCGCTCCCATTAGTGTAATAGGTTAATATTTTTGTAATACTTTCCAGGCTCGTGGCCGATTCCATTAAGCTATTCTGCAATAAAGGATTATCAAAATCAGTTATTCCCAATGCCTGCACCCTGAAGATCTGTTGCCTCGTGGCATCAAATATCTGCCAGTTCAGTATATCAACATTACCAAAATAAACTTTGTACTTTGTTATATTGTCATCAAGCTTTTTAAGCTCGGTTATTAACTCCTTGCTTTTTGTTTTGTCATATTTGGGATATAAATAATTTTCGATAACCTGCAGCCCTGCCGGGTTAAATGTGGTGCCATCTATTTCCACTTCCTTTACAGGCGGCCCGTTTATAAACCGGGTGGCTATGGGTTGATAATATTCAGCAGCCCATTCAAATCTCTTATATGCTAACCTGGTATCACGAAATAATTGCTGTAATTGCTTTTCGTTAATATCCTTACTTTCCGCAGCGGCAAGCAATTGGTTTTTCAGATTAGTAAAACTGTCAATTTGTACCAATAAATTTTGCTCGATAGCTTTTTCAGACGATACTTTTCCTGCTCTTAATGAGAAAAAAGCAGCAACGGCAACAACAACTATCAGTATCGATATTAATAAGATCTTCTTCAATATTGCAAAAATTTGGACTATTTTTACGGTAGTATCATAAATAATGAAAGAGCGGTCAATAGCCGCTCCCCCGTTATTTATGTTTATAGATGGTTACGCAGATCTATATTATTCTATTAAAAATTAAACGCGTTTGTAAGCGGTGTAGCATTTTGATCACGTGTTGCAAGTGGTGTAAGGCCCCATCTTTTTTCGATAAATGAAAGGATACTTACAGTTTCATATTGGGTATGATCCACATAACCTTGTTTTGCAAACGGAGAGATGATGATAGCCGGAACGCGTGTACCTGGGCCCCATTTCTTGTCGATAACCGGAGGAGCTACGTGATCCCAGAAACCACCGTTCTCATCATAAGTGATAATGATAACTACGTCTTTACCATTCGGGCCGTTAAGTATGTCATTTACCAATTGAACCGCATGAGTTTCACCTAATGATACATCAGAATAACCCGGGTGCTCATTATAAGTACCCAATGGTTTTACAAATGATACTGCAGGCAATGTACCGGCCTGGGCAGCAGCTATAAATTCGGTTTCATCTTTTAAGTGATCTTTTTTGGCCTGGGTTCCATCTGCATAATTTTTGTAGTAGATGAACGGCTGGTGGTGAAACTGGAAGTTTGGATCAGGGTTACCTGCCAGTGCATTATCCCAGCCACCTGAGTACCAGGCCCATGATATGCTCTTAGCGCTTAACCTATCACCAATAGTTGGGTTAGTTTGGTTAGGAACCAGGTTTGCAGTAGCCACGCTTGCCGGGTGAGGCGCGTTAACTGAATAGCTGGTATTAACAACAAACCCATCAGGTGTAACCTGGCCATCACTTATTACAGCACCAGTTGTTGAGTTAACTACTGCAGTAATACCGGTAGGCGCATTAGGGAAAGTTGGGCTTGCCGAAGCAATTAACCATTGGTGGTTTAAGAATGAACCGCCGAAAGCGCTGTGATAAAAGTTATCGCACAAAGTATATTTTTGAGCTAAAGCTAATAACGGCAATAAGCTGGTTTTATAATAACCTTGCGATAAACCTGCAGAGTTGCTGTTATATAAGGCATATTTATCCATTTTACCACCATCAATCTGCATTTGCTCCTGGTAGTAACGGTGCAACACATCCTGTGTAATAACATCATTAGCTACGTATTGATCAATATTAAAAATTGCATTTGGCAAATTTGTCGGGAATACAGGCGTGCCCGGTATAGGAGGCAGTGTAGTATAAGCTTTACCAGTAGCATCAACCTGTATAGAATTAGCCGGTGTTGCATTTGATATGCCATTGGCTCCTGAAAACTCACCATATAGGTTATCAAAGCTGTGGTTTTCCATATAGATAACCACTACGTGATTTACCTGGTTTATACCTGTTGCTGTTGGCTTAACAGTGCTGGATTTATGACAGCTAAAAAAAGATAAGCTCAAAAACAAAACACTAAGGCTGCCAGTTGCCAGTTGTTTAGTATTTAGTTGAAAGCTGCTTTTAAAGGGATTGTACTTATTTTTCATCGGTTTTGATTTATGATATAAAAGTACAGGCATATCATAAACTGAATATTACCTTCCGGTAACCATCTTATTAATATTAAGCAATATTTTTCACCCTGTTATAATATAAGTTAATAATACATTAACAATTTGATATTAATGAACAAATTCTGTTCTATACAAAACTCCACTAAAGCAATTAGGCTTCAGGCCAGATCCTTATCTGCTATTTACCTGTTTATTAATCAGATAGCACATTATCGATCATTAACATCTATTTACTAAAGATTAAAATCAAAATAAAATATTTTAAATAATAAGTATTTTCTTTCCTTAGCATACAAATTAATACCTATCCTCATAAAACCCTAATTTATTGGCTTAATTGGCCAAAAAGGCACATATTCGGCCTCCTCTTAAATACTATCATTTAATAAATTACCCCCTATTTATAATAGTTGCTGCCATTTTATTTGATAGTTTTTTAATCTATACGAACATTTCTTAAAACTATTACGTACAAATATAAACCTAGACTATATAATTAATGAATTTACATATACGGTCTGCATCGCTTTATGCTTTATTTAAAGGTCAAAAACTGATAGTCAGGCACTTAGTACTAAAAAGCTTTGATTGCACGATATTTTGTCAATACTCGTTTATTTTTTTTGCTGTTACTGCTTTTATCGGTTAAGGGATATAGCCAGTCATGCACATTAAAAGATAGTCTGTCATCATCATCTCCTGATATCTGCTCAGGTAACGCTGTAATTTTAACGCCTACCCTTTCGGGCGGTACAGGGCCATATAATTACATATGGAGTACCGGCGAAACAACTCAAACCATCAGCGTTAATAAGGCCGGAACTTATACTGTTTCAGTAACCGATAAAGCCACAAGCTGCCCCGCTGTTACAGCAAGTATATCAGTTGGCGTTTCCACAATGCCCAATGCCCCTACAGCCAGTAGTACTACTGTTTGTGAAAACAGTCCGGCAACGCTAAAAGCCACGGCCCCAGGCGGTACTTATCAGTGGTATGATGCTGCAACCGGCGGTAATTTTTTAGCTACTGGCGATACATTTACTACACCACCTATTACTACTGCCACTACTTATTATGTACAAACAACCCTATCAAATTGTACAAGTGCACGCACTGCCGTAACTGTTTATACAGCAGGCCGGCCAAGCGTTACAAATACATCAGTATGCTCGGGTAATGGGGCTACCATAACAGCCAGCGGAGGCACTAATTATGTCTGGTATGATTCAGCTGCTGAAACCAATCAATTAGCCACCGGACCTACCTATACCACGCCGGCGATTACAAAAACAACAACTTATTATGTGGTGGCAACTGTTAACGGATGTGTTAGTGCGCCTACAGCTGTAATTGTGTATATAAGTCCACCGCCGCCAACGCCAACATCAAGCAATGTTACTATATGCTCGGGTATGGCTGCAAGCTTACATGCCAATGCGGCGTCCGGAATCTTTGACTGGTTTGATGTGCCAACCGGCGGAACGTCATTAATTTCAAGTCCCGACTATACTACCCCCGCACTTACCGCTTCAACAACCTACTATGTGCAAACTTCAGCAAACGGTTGTGAAAGCGCGCGCACCCCTGTAACAGTAACCGTAAACCCAATACCTCCGGCTCCTGCAGCGCAAACAAGCACTATTTGCTATGGAACCAGCACCAATTTAACAATTACTTCTGCAGCAGATGGCAGCACCTATCAGTGGTATGATGCTGCAACGGGCGGACGCTTATTAACAAGCGGCACAACTTACCAAACACCTGTTTTAGATAATACAACCACCTATTATATTCAAAGCGTTAACGGAGGATGTATCAGTAGCCGTACGCCCGTACAAGTTATTGTAAATCCACCTGTAGCGGCTCCCTCAGCATCGGGGGCAATAGTTTGTTCAGGATCGGCAACTATACTAACTGCAACATCAACCGTAAAAGGAGGTATTTACCAGTGGTACAATGCACCAACAGGCGGTACATTATTGGTTACAGACTCCACTTACACCACCCCGGCATTAACTGCTACCACCAAATATTATGTACAAACAGTTGTTGGCGATTGTACCAGCGCGCGAACCGCGGTTTCGGTAACTGTGCTTCCACCGGTTGCTGCTCCTAAAGCTTCGGGTGCTACTATTTGCTCCGGGAATTATGCTATACTAACCGCATCCGGAGGATCGGGTAACTATGGTTGGTATGATAGCCCGGCAGGCGGCACTTTATTATCATCGGGCCAGGTATATGTTACGCCTGCGTTAACAGCCAACGCAACATATTATGTACAAACATCAAGCAATGGCTGTGAAAGTACACGCACTCCGGTTACCGTAACCATAACTCCGATTACACCATCGCCAACAGTAAGTGGTGCCACATCTGTTTGCGCGGGTTCAACTGCAACTGTTTCGGCCAGTACTACTGCAAGTGGCGGCATATTGTGGTATGATGCAGCTACCGGCGGCAATTTGCTGGGATCGGGCAATAACTACACTACTCCCGCTCTAACCGAAACCACAACATATTATGCTGAAAGCAACTCAAGTACATGCCCCGGCGACAGAACGCCGGTAACCGTAACAGTAACACCAACTGCCGATGCACAATTTGAATATACTTATGGTACTTACGGCGGTACAGCCAGTAACCCAATTCCTGTAATTGCTGATCCCGCAGGCGGCACTTTTACGTCATCGCCAGCAGGCCTTGTTTTTGTAAGTAATACCACCGGCGAAGTAAATATTAAAGCAAGTAAAAAGGGCCAATACACTATAGTATTTACCACCAATGGCCCATGCCCGGGTACTTCGAGTGTTGTTTTTGTAACTGATTCTATACCTAGTGGCAATTTTTATTATAATGGCCCATATTGCCAAAGCGGATCAAACCCTTACCCCACATTTGCAAGCAATTCAAGCGCAGGTACATTCAGTGCCTCTCCCAGTGGATTGGTTTTTGTAAACAAAACAACAGGACAAATAAATCTTAATGCCAGCAAACCAGGCACGTACACCGTAAGCAATACATTACTTTTATCCGACGGATCGCCGGAAGTAGCCACTGCCAATGTAACCATTGACCCTGTAGCCATGGTGAACGCAGGGCCGAACCAGAGCGTTCAAGCCGGACAACCCGTGAAACTGGCAGGAAGTATAAGCGGTGCCTCGGGTGCCATATGGTCTGGCGGTAAAGGCACTTTCTCTCATCCTAACTTACTAAATGCGGTATATACCCCCGCAACGGGCGAAAGTGATGTAACACTTACCCTAACAACAACCAATTCTGCGGGCGTTTGTGGACCCGTATCGGCAAAGGTTGAAATCTTTATTCATACGGTGCCAGTGGCCCCAACAGCCCCGGGAATCCCTGTCTGTATGGGTAGTAGCACAACACTATCGGCATTGGCTCCCGGAGGTACTTATCGCTGGTATGATTCTGCCACCGGCGGTACTTTACTTTCAACCGGGCCCAATTATATAACCCCACCGCTTACAGCTACTACTACTTATTATGTACAAACAACTGCAAACGGCCTCACCAGCGCACGAACCGCTGTTATAGTAACCGTTAATCAAACACCTGTAGCTCCTGTTGTGGCGCCGACAGGCACTTGCATGGGCAGCCCGGCAATAATAACGGCAAGCGGCTCAACAGGCACATATAAATGGTATGACGCGGCAGCCGGTGGAAATTTATTAGCCACAGGCAGCACATTTACAACATCTCCATTGTTATCAAATACTATCTACTATGTTCAGGCAGTAATAAATGATTGTATTAGTCCACGTACAAAAGTAACCGTATCAGTTAATCCGGCACCTAATATCACCAGTTCACCCAATAATAATGCCTGCGGTGGTATCCCATTAAATTATGTAATTACTTCTGATACTCCCGGGGCTACCTATTCATGGAGCAGGGCACAGGTAACGGGCATCAGTAACCCAGCGGTGACCGCTCAAACATCGGGCACTATTACTGAGGCCCTGATCAATACCTCCGCCGCCCCCATTGATGTAACCTACCTGATAACACCATCAAACAATGGCTGTTCAGGGCCCGTGTTTAAATATGTGGTTACCGTTTATCCAACCCCAGCCGTTACCAGCAGCCCTACGGCCACAATTTGCGATAATACAACCGATGATTACGCCATAACCTTTAGTTTGCCACAAACCACATTTACCTGGGGCCGCGCGGCTGTTCCGGGGATAAGCAACGC
Protein-coding regions in this window:
- a CDS encoding Ig-like domain-containing protein, translating into MLLLLLSVKGYSQSCTLKDSLSSSSPDICSGNAVILTPTLSGGTGPYNYIWSTGETTQTISVNKAGTYTVSVTDKATSCPAVTASISVGVSTMPNAPTASSTTVCENSPATLKATAPGGTYQWYDAATGGNFLATGDTFTTPPITTATTYYVQTTLSNCTSARTAVTVYTAGRPSVTNTSVCSGNGATITASGGTNYVWYDSAAETNQLATGPTYTTPAITKTTTYYVVATVNGCVSAPTAVIVYISPPPPTPTSSNVTICSGMAASLHANAASGIFDWFDVPTGGTSLISSPDYTTPALTASTTYYVQTSANGCESARTPVTVTVNPIPPAPAAQTSTICYGTSTNLTITSAADGSTYQWYDAATGGRLLTSGTTYQTPVLDNTTTYYIQSVNGGCISSRTPVQVIVNPPVAAPSASGAIVCSGSATILTATSTVKGGIYQWYNAPTGGTLLVTDSTYTTPALTATTKYYVQTVVGDCTSARTAVSVTVLPPVAAPKASGATICSGNYAILTASGGSGNYGWYDSPAGGTLLSSGQVYVTPALTANATYYVQTSSNGCESTRTPVTVTITPITPSPTVSGATSVCAGSTATVSASTTASGGILWYDAATGGNLLGSGNNYTTPALTETTTYYAESNSSTCPGDRTPVTVTVTPTADAQFEYTYGTYGGTASNPIPVIADPAGGTFTSSPAGLVFVSNTTGEVNIKASKKGQYTIVFTTNGPCPGTSSVVFVTDSIPSGNFYYNGPYCQSGSNPYPTFASNSSAGTFSASPSGLVFVNKTTGQINLNASKPGTYTVSNTLLLSDGSPEVATANVTIDPVAMVNAGPNQSVQAGQPVKLAGSISGASGAIWSGGKGTFSHPNLLNAVYTPATGESDVTLTLTTTNSAGVCGPVSAKVEIFIHTVPVAPTAPGIPVCMGSSTTLSALAPGGTYRWYDSATGGTLLSTGPNYITPPLTATTTYYVQTTANGLTSARTAVIVTVNQTPVAPVVAPTGTCMGSPAIITASGSTGTYKWYDAAAGGNLLATGSTFTTSPLLSNTIYYVQAVINDCISPRTKVTVSVNPAPNITSSPNNNACGGIPLNYVITSDTPGATYSWSRAQVTGISNPAVTAQTSGTITEALINTSAAPIDVTYLITPSNNGCSGPVFKYVVTVYPTPAVTSSPTATICDNTTDDYAITFSLPQTTFTWGRAAVPGISNAAVSGQTAGTIREVLFNTTTAPIAVPYTINYQTSDCQAQPFTWTETVNPTAYITSAAAGTICSGTPQNYTITSNIPSATFSWKRDTANNISNKPISNQTSATIDETLVNTGPNPVKVSYIITPIAFGCPGAAFAYTVTLNPQPAMPVANSNTPVCLGSTVQLRTPIVQNASYLWTGPNGYTSDLQNPDIKNVTLADTGIYKLYVTVNSCTSPAGTTQVRIHEPPKADAGPNQLVCINATSVQLAGKVTGGTTTGIWTPSGSGTFIPGKNYLNAQYIPSAEDKAVGSVTLTLQSTSTDDCNFSISSMTITFGLLPAVSTGGNRNVCIQDASVPLKAQIFIPGGSKWSTSGSGSFTPSVDDLDATYTPSTADKQSGSVKLTLTANNPGQCYLATDTMLVKFSPPPTVNAGGIRYVLRGHTIILDPVVSENDVTYLWSPNIDINNVTAKNPVITGNIDRSYTLQVTDSLGCVTYAQTQIIVSPELVIPNAFTPNGDGINDYWEIKGLVAYTNAIIDVFNRYGAKLYHSVGYPTPWDGKYNGQQLPVGTYYYIINTNVNNQVLSGSLTIIR